A part of Caretta caretta isolate rCarCar2 chromosome 1, rCarCar1.hap1, whole genome shotgun sequence genomic DNA contains:
- the LOC125631216 gene encoding olfactory receptor 52B2-like, translating to MMPADNHTFFAPVTYILTGIPGTEESHVWIAIPFCLMYVTTLYGNFLLLFIILTERSLHEPMYLFLSMLAAADLLLSTTTVPKMLAVFWFRAREISFASCLTQMFFIHASFIAESAILLGMAFDRYVAICDPLRYTTRLTKPVIGKIGLAIFTRSFCIIFPLIFLVKQLKFCKTNLLPHNYCDYMGVARLACDDITVSVWYGVAVAILAIGLDAVLIALSYGLILRAVFRIPSKDARLKALRTCGSHVCVILMFYMPAFFSFFAHQFGHIIPGYILILLANLYVLIPPMLNPIVYAVTTKEILKRVINLFYRCCSRSFLLSPSRQQKMLWDLEIKARISLEL from the coding sequence ATGATGCCAGCTGACAATCACACCTTTTTTGCCCCTGTGACCTACATCCTGACTGGCATCCCGGGTACGGAGGAGTCTCATGTCTGGATCGCCATCCCCTTCTGTCTGATGTACGTTACAACACTTTATGGGAACTTTCTCCTACTATTCATCATACTAACAGAACGaagcctccatgagcccatgtatCTTTTCCTGTCCATGCTGGCCGCTGCTGATCTGCTGTTATCTACCACCACAGTACCCAAGATGCTGGCTGTATTCTGGTTTAGAGCGAGGGAAATTTCTTTTGCTAGCTGCCTGACCCAGATGTTCTTCATCCATGCCAGTTTTATTGCAGAGTCGGCCATCCTACTGGGCATGGCATTTGATCGGTACGTTGCCATCTGCGACCCCCTGAGATACACCACCAGGCTAACCAAGCCTGTGATTGGGAAGATAGGGCTGGCAATTTTCACAAGAAGTTTCTGTATCATTTTCCCTCTTATCTTTCTCGTGAAGCAGCTGAAGTTCTGCAAAACCAACCTCCTGCCTCACAACTATTGTGACTACATGGGCGTAGCCCGGCTGGCCTGTGATGACATCACAGTAAGTGTCTGGTATGGCGTAGCCGTGGCTATTTTAGCAATCGGTTTGGATGCTGTGCTCATTGCTTTGTCTTATGGGTTGATCCTCAGGGCCGTCTTCCGGATCCCCTCCAAGGACGCCCGGCTCAAGGCTCTCCGCACGTGCGGCTCCCATGTCTGTGTCATACTGATGTTCTACATGCCGgcctttttctccttttttgcaCACCAGTTCGGGCACATCATCCCAGGGTATATTCTCATCCTACTGGCCAACCTCTATGTGCTCATTCCCCCCATGTTAAACCCCATCGTTTATGCGGTGACAACAAAAGAGATCCTGAAACGGGTGATCAATCTATTTTATAGATGCTGCAGCAGAAGCTTCTTGCTGAGCCCAAGCAGGCAACAGAAAATGCTCTGGGACTTGGAAATTAAAGCCAGGATTTCATTGGAACTGTAG
- the LOC125631221 gene encoding olfactory receptor 52B2-like has product MMPADNHTFFAPVTYILTGIPGTEQSHVWIAIPFCLMYVSTLYGNSLLLFIILTERSLHEPMYLFLSMLAAADLLLSTTTVPKMLAVFWFRAREISFAGCLTQMFFIHVSFIAESAILLGMAFDRYVAICDPLRYTTWLTKSVIGKIGLAIVTRSFCIIFPLIFLVKQMKFCKTNLLPHNYCDYMGVARLACDDITVSVWYGVAVAILAIGLDAVLIALSYGLILRAVFRLPSKDARLKALRTCGSHVCVILMFYMPGFFSFFAHRFGHIIPGYILILLANLYVLIPPMLNPIVYAVTTKEILKRVINLFYRCCSRSFLLSPRRQQKMLWDLEIKARFSLEL; this is encoded by the coding sequence ATGATGCCAGCTGACAATCACACCTTTTTTGCCCCTGTGACCTACATCCTGACCGGCATCCCGGGTACGGAGCAGTCTCATGTCTGGATCGCCATCCCCTTCTGTCTGATGTACGTTTCAACACTTTATGGGAACTCTCTCCTACTATTCATCATACTAACAGAACGaagcctccatgagcccatgtatCTTTTCCTGTCCATGCTGGCCGCTGCTGATCTGCTGTTATCTACCACCACAGTACCCAAGATGCTGGCTGTATTCTGGTTTAGAGCGAGGGAAATTTCTTTTGCTGGCTGCCTGACCCAGATGTTCTTCATCCATGTCAGTTTTATTGCAGAGTCGGCCATCCTGCTGGGCATGGCATTTGATCGGTACGTTGCCATCTGCGACCCCCTGAGATACACCACCTGGCTAACCAAGTCTGTGATTGGGAAGATAGGTCTGGCAATTGTCACAAGAAGTTTCTGTATCATTTTCCCTCTCATCTTTCTGGTGAAGCAGATGAAGTTCTGCAAAACCAACCTCCTGCCTCACAACTATTGCGACTACATGGGCGTAGCCCGGCTGGCCTGTGATGACATCACAGTCAGTGTCTGGTATGGCGTAGCCGTGGCTATTTTAGCAATCGGTTTGGATGCTGTGCTCATTGCTTTGTCTTATGGGTTGATCCTCAGGGCTGTCTTCCGGCTCCCCTCCAAGGATGCCCGGCTCAAGGCTCTCCGCACCTGCGGCTCCCATGTCTGTGTCATACTGATGTTCTACATGCCGggctttttctccttttttgcaCACCGATTTGGGCACATCATCCCAGGTTATATTCTCATCCTCCTGGCCAACCTCTATGTGCTCATTCCCCCCATGTTAAACCCCATCGTTTATGCGGTGACAACAAAAGAGATCCTGAAACGGGTGATCAATCTATTTTATCGATGCTGCAGCAGAAGCTTCTTGCTGAGCCCAAGGAGGCAACAGAAAATGCTCTGGGACTTGGAAATTAAAGCCAGGTTTTCATTGGAACTGTAG
- the LOC125641099 gene encoding olfactory receptor 52B2-like, which yields MMPADNHTFFAPVTYILTGIPGTEESHVWIAIPFCLMYVTTLCGNSLLLFIILTEQSLHEPMYLFVSMLAAADLLLSTTTVPKMLAIFWFRAGKISFAACLTQMFFIHVSFITESAILLAMAFDRYVAICDPLRYTAVLTKSLIGKIGLAIVTRSFCIIFPLIFLVKQLKFCRTNLLPHTYCEHMGVARLACDDVTVNIWYGVAVAILAIGLDAVLIALSYGLILRAVFRLPSKDARLKALRTCGSHVCVILMFYMPAFFSFFAHRFGHIIPGYILILLANLYVLIPPMFNPIVYAVTTKKVLKWVINVCRQCAVGASC from the coding sequence ATGATGCCAGCTGACAATCACACCTTTTTTGCCCCTGTGACCTACATCCTGACCGGTATCCCGGGTACGGAGGAGTCTCATGTCTGGATCGCCATCCCCTTCTGTCTGATGTATGTTACAACACTTTGTGGGAACTCTCTCCTACTATTCATCATACTAACAGAACAaagcctccatgagcccatgtatCTATTCGTCTCCATGCTGGCCGCTGCTGATCTGCTGTTATCTACCACCACAGTACCCAAGATGCTGGCTATATTCTGGTTTAGAGCCGGGAAAATTTCTTTTGCTGCCTGCCTGACCCAGATGTTCTTCATCCATGTTAGTTTTATTACTGAGTCAGCCATCCTGCTGGCCATGGCGTTTGATCGGTACGTTGCCATCTGCGACCCCCTCAGATACACTGCTGTGCTAACCAAGTCTCTGATCGGGAAGATAGGGCTGGCAATTGTCACAAGAAGTTTCTGTATCATTTTCCCTCTCATCTTTCTGGTGAAGCAGCTGAAGTTCTGCAGAACCAACCTCCTGCCTCACACCTATTGTGAGCACATGGGTGTAGCCCGGCTGGCCTGTGACGATGTCACAGTCAACATCTGGTATGGCGTAGCCGTGGCTATTTTAGCAATTGGTTTAGATGCTGTGCTTATTGCTTTGTCTTATGGGCTGATCCTCAGAGCTGTCTTCCGGCTCCCCTCCAAGGATGCCCGGCTCAAGGCTCTCCGCACCTGCGGCTCCCATGTCTGTGTCATACTGATGTTCTACATGCCGgcctttttctccttttttgcaCACCGATTTGGACACATCATCCCAGGTTATATTCTCATCCTACTGGCCAACCTCTATGTGCTCATTCCCCCCATGTTCAACCCCATCGTTTATGCGGTGACAACGAAAAAGGTTCTGAAATGGGTGATCAATGTGTGTCGTCAGTGTGCAGTAGGAGCTTCCTGCTGA